The genomic DNA ATAAGTTTCCCAAAAAGACCTTTTACCAAGCGGTCTATTCAGCTAACACTTTTCACATTATGTCTTGGAAACAGGTTAAAACACTCATTAAACTTCTAGGGCACTCTTTGAGAAGAGATGCCCTGGTCTTTATTTATGGCCCGTTTAAATATGCGGGTCAATATACTTCTCCTAGCAATGAAAGCTTTGATCAAAGTTTAAAAGAAGCCAATCCGCAACAAGGCATACGTAATTTTGAAGACGTGCAAACCGCTTTTGAAAAATCTGGCTTTACTCTGGTTGAGGATCATGTCATGCCAGCTAACAATCAGCTTTTGGTGTTCAAGCGTTTAGAACATGTATAAATTAATCTTTTAAGCTCTCTTGTGTCCCTTGTGAGTTAACAAAAACTTGCCTAAAATGCTCCAAATACGTTATGAGCTGAGCTGTGAATTTACGGATCAATGAAATATTTTACAGCATTCAAGGTGAATCTTCATTTGCTGGCAGACCCTGCATATTTATTCGTTTAACGGGCTGCCCTTTAAGATGTTCTTACTGTGATACTGGCTATGCTTTTCATCAAGGCCAAGACATGAGTATTGATGCTATTTTAGAAAAAGTACAAAGTTATACGTGTAACTTGGTTGAAGTTACTGGTGGCGAACCCTTGGCTCAGGAAAACAGTATTAAATTGATGCAAGCTTTGATTGACCATGGTTATGAAGTGATGTTGGAGACCAGCGGTGCTTTGTCTGTTAAGCAAGTGCCCCAACAGGTCAAAATTATCATGGATATCAAAACACCCAGCTCCAATGAGATGGATAAAAATATTTATGACAACTTTAATCATCTAAAGCAAAACATTGATGAAATTAAATATGTCATTAAAAATAAAGAAGATTTTGATTTTTGTACCAAGGTTTCAGATGAGTTTGAACTGTGGGATAAATT from Oligoflexia bacterium includes the following:
- a CDS encoding radical SAM protein, with protein sequence MNLRINEIFYSIQGESSFAGRPCIFIRLTGCPLRCSYCDTGYAFHQGQDMSIDAILEKVQSYTCNLVEVTGGEPLAQENSIKLMQALIDHGYEVMLETSGALSVKQVPQQVKIIMDIKTPSSNEMDKNIYDNFNHLKQNIDEIKYVIKNKEDFDFCTKVSDEFELWDKFTVLASPNFKHLDNLKLAQWVLASKKPYRMQLQMHKYIWDPEEKGV
- a CDS encoding DUF938 domain-containing protein, which encodes MQKPYSAACERNKTVIFDTLKPYLNGLNGDLLEVGTGTGQHAVYMAPQLEHITWHTSDVPGNHMGIKSWLKESKTQNIKAPINFKVGVDKFPKKTFYQAVYSANTFHIMSWKQVKTLIKLLGHSLRRDALVFIYGPFKYAGQYTSPSNESFDQSLKEANPQQGIRNFEDVQTAFEKSGFTLVEDHVMPANNQLLVFKRLEHV